The following nucleotide sequence is from Drosophila takahashii strain IR98-3 E-12201 chromosome 3L, DtakHiC1v2, whole genome shotgun sequence.
GGTGGATGACGTCGCTCTCCAGGACCGGTGACGTCAGCAGCTCCACCTCGATGCTGCGCGGTATGTGGAACTGACCAGATGCTCCGGTTCCGGAGCCATTCGCCTGCTTGTTTCGCCCGCCCTTCGGTGGCTTCTCCTTGGGCACTCCGCCGCGGGATCGCAGCTCGTCGTCGGTGGGATGCAGGTAGCGGTGGAGGCCAGTGCGGCAGAGCAGCCACTTGGCGAAGGAGTAGTGGGGACTCAGCTTCTGGATGACGCTGACCATCACCAGGGTGATGACCAATTGGGCGCCCAGCACAGCCTGCAAAAAGGGTATAAAGGAGAAGAGACATCAGTTTTTGCAGCACATGTGTCGTGGCTATTTTTGGGCCACTGCGCTCCGGTCTATTTTTGGTCCATTATTACGACGGATTCCTCATTTTTCCGGGCAAGCCGGTTCGGCTGCCCAGTTTTCCAACCCAAAAATATGGCCTTTTCCGTCGACTTCACTGAACTCACCATCGCTTCCTCTTGCCTTGGACCCGTGAAAGTTTCTGAAGTTGAAGCTCGTGCTAATTCCAGCGCTAATTAATTCATCATTGTTAATTGAAAGCGGAAATCTCTAACAGTTTTCgtccaaaaattttcttttgtgggCTCAGTGTGACCGTTTGTTGGTAGCCGCAAGACGACAAACGAAAGTGTGGAAAACTTTTTGCGAAACAAATTGGCGGCAAATtgtaatttgaaaaatgtttaggAAGAAATTTGAAgagatttcttaaatttaattcaaatttacaccAGTActccaagaaaaataattctttttcacCGAGAATtcagtaatttttaaattgaccCATAAATCAACCTCCCtctgatttttatttcgtatggtaaattaaatagttaataCTAAATTCCTGTAAAATCTAGCTTACtaaccaaaaaccgaaaaatgtCGAAAGGTAATCAGGCTAACTTTACCAAGATCTGGGATCTCGGAAAATGGAATTCGCGGGATATCAAGCACTATAGCTCCATATCGCGCATCCAAAAGCAGCTTCGCCTGGGAAACTGGGAATATCTCTGTAAACATCCAGAGGTAATGATATTTGATTCTGTTTTTTCATTGCTAACTTTCTTTTTATCTGGGTTCTTCAGATACGTGCCATAATTCGCGTAATCCTACAGCAGGCCCTTAAcgcaaagccaaagccagatGATCTCCGCAAGTTTGTGGCGGAATTATTCAACTGCGGACAGAATCCTTTGCTGGTGCCTATGGTAAAGTTAACCTATTAACTAATGAAATTTAGATCAGTTTCATGTAaagcctttaaaaatatttaaacagggGCTAAAACTGTATCTATTCTAAAGTGTAATGGGAaacaacatttattattaacaCCCCCATTTTCCGTAGATAAACACCCAGCTGAAGTACGTTAAGGATCAATTAGCACGTGGTCGCTGGAGTCAGTTTGATGCTGAGATGATCTTCATGGAAAGTCCTTCGACACACTCCCTCCTCTCAACAGCCTCCGAGGACAGCAATGTCCATCCCGTCCTCACTTATGCCTTAGTCTTCAAGAAACCAGACGAGTGTGGCATCGATAAGCCCCCATTCTAGAACCCAAAACATTGGCCAGAAATTTGTATCAAATCAACACTTCAAAGAATTAACCCATTTATTAAATCAGAagcattaaaaaatctttttttattgtagGTATCCTTGTTTGGTGTAAGGGATATCTTTAAAagattataaacattttggattCCTTCTAATATTTGATTGGGAAAATAGTTAGCTTTGACTCTCAAAGACTTTAGATCAGGGACCgttaataatcattatttgagatttttattttaaaaggcctacactcataaaaattaatttctaaattttggaaatctcgccattgaatcggcctacctttgaaaatagaaaaaaaatttcttgttattagaaaattggcctttgaatacagaaaacctttcttgatggaaaaaattcaagaaagaatttttcttaaaaatagaaaaatgaaaatctcatatgtctgttttgccgtcgcagccaaaacatttttgtacgtattttaggacaaaatcacctttgaatatatgaatgaaatgaccgtagaatataggaaagtagccattgacttccttcggctgccgaatgttaacgacaag
It contains:
- the LOC108056344 gene encoding uncharacterized protein encodes the protein MSKGNQANFTKIWDLGKWNSRDIKHYSSISRIQKQLRLGNWEYLCKHPEIRAIIRVILQQALNAKPKPDDLRKFVAELFNCGQNPLLVPMINTQLKYVKDQLARGRWSQFDAEMIFMESPSTHSLLSTASEDSNVHPVLTYALVFKKPDECGIDKPPF